Proteins from a genomic interval of Harpia harpyja isolate bHarHar1 chromosome 7, bHarHar1 primary haplotype, whole genome shotgun sequence:
- the MREG gene encoding melanoregulin, translating into MGLRAWLRSLGGCCGCCGGEAAAPEKEPLLSNNNPYASFGATLARDEEQNLWSTPHDMTHTEADDDRVLYNMIVVRNQLDKDSEEWQKLNYDIYTLRQTRKEVRSRWKHILEDLGFQKEVDSLLSVTKLSIISDSQNMGKARDFLLKLSEETNIFPTSWELSERYLFVVDRLIALDAADEFFKMASVVYPKRPSGERVDDSQKAPQCIAVTMP; encoded by the exons ATGGGGCTGCGGGCCTGGCTGCGCTCGCTGGgcggctgctgcggctgctgcggaggggaggcggcggcgcccgAGAAGGAGCCCTTGCTCAG TAACAACAACCCCTACGCCTCCTTCGGAGCCACGCTGGCGCGGGACGAGGAGCAGAACCTGTGGAGCACCCCACATGACATGACCCACACGGAGGCGGACGACGACCGGGTGCTGTACAACATGATCGTGGTCAGGAACCAGCTGGACAAGGACTCAGAG GAATGGCAAAAGCTCAACTATGATATTTATACCTTACGGCAGACCCGAAAAGAAGTGAGAAGCAGGTGGAAACACATTTTGGAGGATTTAG GTTTCCAGAAGGAAGTGGACTCCCTCTTGTCGGTGACCAAACTCAGCATCATTAGTGACTCCCAGAACATGGGCAAAGCCCGGGACTTCCTGTTAAAGCTGTCTGAAGAGACAAATATCTTCCCGACCAGCTGGGAGCTTTCTGAGCGCTACCTCTTTGTGGTG GATCGGCTCATAGCTCTGGATGCTGCAGATGAGTTCTTCAAGATGGCCAGTGTGGTGTATCCGAAGAGACCCAGCGGGGAAAGAGTGGACGATAGCCAGAAGGCCCCCCAGTGTATTGCTGTCACGATGCCCTGA